The Stenotrophomonas maltophilia genome includes a region encoding these proteins:
- a CDS encoding dipeptidase encodes MPSLRHLSVVLALALCAPLSAHAIEFSAQELARAKALQQRLVTLDSHLDTPANFGRTGFDIEQRHDRNALSQVDYPRMVEGALDGGFWAIYTDQGDRSPAAHLAERDHGLQRLLEIREMLAANPERFALALTADDAARIKAAGKRVVYISMENASPLVEDPSLLSFYHRAGLRLLSTVHFANNEFADSATDPKGAEWKGLSPAGKGLVQQAVNLGIVIDQSHASDAVFDDLLAMMPVPFVLSHSSAKAVYDHPRNLDDARLRKLAKAGGVIQVNAYGGYLIDTAKTPERKQAEEALSKQLGGWEGMGIEQGVALLKAEQVLDHEHPVRHASLDDFFAHFEHILKVVGPEHVGIGLDWDGGGGLSDLPDVSQLPKITAWLLRKGYTEQQIAGIWGGNLLRVMRQAQDYAAKQGG; translated from the coding sequence ATGCCATCGTTGCGCCACCTGTCCGTCGTGCTTGCCCTGGCGCTGTGTGCGCCGCTGTCGGCTCATGCCATCGAGTTCAGCGCACAGGAACTGGCCCGCGCCAAGGCCCTGCAGCAGCGCCTGGTCACACTCGACAGCCATCTGGATACGCCGGCCAATTTCGGCCGGACCGGCTTCGACATCGAGCAGCGCCACGACCGCAACGCACTCTCGCAGGTGGACTACCCGCGCATGGTCGAGGGCGCGCTGGACGGTGGCTTCTGGGCGATTTACACCGATCAGGGCGACCGCAGCCCAGCCGCGCACCTCGCCGAGCGTGACCATGGCCTGCAGCGGCTGCTGGAGATCCGCGAAATGCTGGCCGCCAATCCCGAGCGTTTCGCGCTGGCATTGACCGCCGATGACGCGGCACGGATCAAGGCCGCCGGCAAGCGCGTGGTCTACATCAGCATGGAAAACGCCAGCCCGCTGGTGGAAGACCCCAGCCTGCTCTCGTTCTACCACCGTGCCGGCCTGCGCCTGCTCAGTACCGTGCACTTCGCCAACAACGAGTTCGCCGATTCGGCCACCGACCCCAAGGGAGCGGAATGGAAAGGCCTGAGCCCGGCCGGCAAGGGCCTGGTGCAGCAGGCGGTGAATCTGGGCATCGTGATCGACCAGTCGCATGCGTCCGACGCGGTGTTCGATGACCTGCTGGCAATGATGCCGGTGCCCTTCGTGCTGTCGCACAGCTCAGCCAAGGCGGTCTACGACCACCCGCGCAATCTTGATGACGCGCGCCTGCGCAAGCTGGCCAAGGCCGGCGGCGTGATCCAGGTGAACGCCTATGGCGGCTACCTGATCGACACGGCGAAGACACCCGAGCGCAAGCAGGCCGAGGAAGCGCTGAGCAAGCAGCTGGGTGGCTGGGAAGGCATGGGCATTGAGCAGGGGGTTGCCCTGCTGAAGGCCGAACAGGTGCTGGACCACGAGCACCCGGTGCGCCATGCCAGCCTCGACGACTTCTTCGCCCACTTCGAGCACATCCTCAAGGTGGTCGGCCCCGAGCACGTGGGCATCGGCCTGGACTGGGATGGCGGCGGCGGCCTGAGCGACCTGCCCGATGTCAGCCAGCTGCCGAAGATCACCGCGTGGCTGCTGCGCAAGGGTTACACCGAGCAGCAGATTGCCGGCATCTGGGGCGGCAACCTGCTGCGGGTGATGCGCCAGGCGCAGGACTACGCGGCAAAGCAGGGCGGTTGA
- a CDS encoding antibiotic biosynthesis monooxygenase family protein → MHARTSVLELAVFTVKPEARADMPKLRMQLRAVIAQFPGLIDYQPFSPMDGDDRFVDIAHWQDLASAQAVAQAFAEGDARFAPYMAVIEELQLMQHFLPG, encoded by the coding sequence ATGCACGCACGTACGTCCGTCCTTGAACTGGCGGTGTTCACCGTCAAGCCCGAGGCACGCGCTGACATGCCCAAACTGCGCATGCAACTGCGCGCGGTGATCGCCCAGTTCCCAGGGTTGATCGATTACCAGCCGTTCTCGCCGATGGACGGTGATGATCGCTTCGTCGATATCGCGCACTGGCAGGACCTGGCCAGCGCACAGGCAGTGGCACAGGCCTTCGCTGAAGGCGATGCGCGATTCGCGCCATACATGGCGGTCATCGAGGAACTGCAGCTGATGCAGCACTTCCTGCCAGGCTGA
- a CDS encoding helix-turn-helix transcriptional regulator produces the protein MRKADRLFQLVNLIRVRQPVTAAVLAAELGLSVRSIYRYIDDLSVAGIPVYGEAGIGYRLDPGFELPPLSLDAAEAEALQLAVEMLACSGAGHLQPAARSLLHKLQAAMPERAASPRTARALRAIPVSLRCWQPLHAAIADRRSVQLRYRSRQGDISQRSVFPLGLFHWGQHWTLGSWCALRQDYRDFRLDQIEAMDDAVDVPLPAWVTLEAYLQHQQRAWEQRAH, from the coding sequence ATGCGTAAAGCTGACCGCCTGTTCCAGCTGGTCAACCTGATCCGTGTACGGCAGCCGGTGACCGCCGCCGTGCTGGCGGCGGAGCTGGGCCTGTCGGTACGTAGCATCTATCGCTACATCGATGACCTGTCCGTGGCCGGTATTCCGGTCTACGGCGAGGCGGGCATCGGCTATCGGCTCGACCCGGGTTTCGAACTGCCCCCGCTGAGCCTGGATGCGGCCGAGGCAGAGGCACTGCAGCTGGCCGTGGAAATGCTGGCCTGTAGTGGCGCTGGCCACCTGCAACCGGCGGCGCGTTCGCTGCTGCACAAGCTGCAGGCGGCGATGCCCGAGCGTGCTGCCAGCCCACGCACTGCCCGCGCGCTGCGTGCCATACCCGTTTCACTGCGGTGTTGGCAGCCACTGCATGCGGCCATCGCCGACCGCCGCAGCGTCCAACTGCGCTACCGCAGCCGGCAGGGTGACATCAGTCAACGTAGCGTGTTCCCGCTGGGCTTATTCCACTGGGGGCAGCACTGGACGCTGGGCAGCTGGTGCGCGCTGCGGCAGGACTATCGCGACTTCCGCCTCGACCAGATCGAGGCGATGGACGATGCCGTTGACGTGCCGTTGCCTGCCTGGGTCACGCTCGAAGCGTATCTGCAACACCAGCAACGGGCCTGGGAACAGCGCGCGCACTGA